The Cydia splendana chromosome Z, ilCydSple1.2, whole genome shotgun sequence genome window below encodes:
- the LOC134805330 gene encoding galactose mutarotase-like isoform X1 yields MSENKEVVDEQISGSGDAEAKPETPEPPKPVPDVELIVDGFGFMPKTASGATRSKADLKEEEEHLRSACGSSSNIDVVRRYTWKTKNKMMVQVITYGATITVIKVPDKRGNPDDVIAGFDTLEEYFQKRNPYFGATIGRYANYIREATCVVRPSGRMYMLSMNRGHHHYNGGYIGFDKVNWRSYVVGNKVIMSHVSERFSEGYPGTVMTQITYEVTCDNSIKIEMRCTTNEPTIINLSHSPYFNLAGHHAGCENMYDHIFTINADKYTAADEEGLVTGEKKVVGGTAFDFRVPRVLRVVLPKIPSGGYDMNFCITQGTEQDLTFHARALHPLTGRVLEVYSNKPGMQFYTGNLLPDPDKIVEPLPGEEEEESEGEGEHGEESESMDDEQDSIEHEQGKVGYGYVPLMGKQGTMYKKHGLFCLMPQNLPDAPNHSHFPSPVLNPGEVYVHRIQYKFGLLLGKYV; encoded by the exons ATGTCTGAGAACAAAGAGGTCGTGGACGAGCAGATTAGCGGGTCGGGGGACGCCGAGGCCAAGCCGGAGACCCCCGAGCCGCCGAAACCTGTCCCTGATGTTGAGCTGATCGTCGACGGCTTCGGATTCATGCCCAAGACAGCATCGGGAGCCACCCGCTCCAAAGCGGACCTGAAAGAGGAAGAGGAGCATTTGCGGAGCGCTTGCGGTTCCAGCAGTAACATTGACGTCGTACGGAGGTACACTTGgaagacgaaaaataaaatgatggttCAG gTGATTACCTATGGCGCAACAATAACGGTTATAAAAGTTCCAGACAAAAGAGGAAATCCTGATGATGTTATCGCGGGGTTCGATACATTAGAAG AATACTTCCAAAAACGGAATCCGTATTTTGGAGCGACAATAGGACGCTATGCAAACTACATTCGCGAGGCGACCTGTGTGGTACGGCCTTCGGGCAGGATGTACATGCTGTCCATGAATAGGGGTCACCATCATTACAATGGCGGCTACATCGGATTCGATAAG GTTAATTGGCGATCTTACGTGGTCGGCAATAAGGTGATAATGAGCCACGTATCTGAACGTTTCAGCGAGGGCTACCCTGGCACAGTGATGACTCAAATCACGTACGAAGTCACCTGCGACAACTCTATCAAGATAGAAATGAGATGTACAACCAACGAGCCTACCATCATCAATCTCAGCCATTCGCCTTATTTTAATTTAGCCGGACAT CATGCCGGGTGTGAAAACATGTACGACCACATATTCACGATCAACGCCGATAAGTACACTGCTGCGGACGAGGAAGGCCTAGTCACCG GAGAGAAAAAAGTGGTCGGCGGGACAGCGTTTGACTTCAGAGTGCCCCGAGTACTACGCGTGGTGCTGCCCAAAATACCTAGCGGTGGCTACGACATGAACTTCTGCATCACGCAAGGCACGGAACAGGACTTGACCTTCCATGCCAG AGCTCTCCATCCATTGACGGGTAGAGTGCTGGAGGTGTACAGTAACAAGCCCGGCATGCAGTTCTATACTGGGAACTTGCTTCCCGATCCTGATAAAATTGTAGAG CCACTGCCGGGTGAAGAAGAGGAGGAGAGCGAGGGAGAAGGCGAGCATGGGGAAGAAAGCGAGTCTATGGATGATGAACAAGATTCTATAGAACACGAGCAG GGCAAGGTGGGCTACGGCTACGTGCCCCTGATGGGCAAACAAGGAACTATGTACAAGAAGCACGGCCTGTTTTGCCTCATGCCACAGAATTTACCCGACGCACCCAATCAT
- the LOC134805330 gene encoding galactose mutarotase-like isoform X2, which produces MSENKEVVDEQISGSGDAEAKPETPEPPKPVPDVELIVDGFGFMPKTASGATRSKADLKEEEEHLRSACGSSSNIDVVRRYTWKTKNKMMVQVITYGATITVIKVPDKRGNPDDVIAGFDTLEEYFQKRNPYFGATIGRYANYIREATCVVRPSGRMYMLSMNRGHHHYNGGYIGFDKVNWRSYVVGNKVIMSHVSERFSEGYPGTVMTQITYEVTCDNSIKIEMRCTTNEPTIINLSHSPYFNLAGHHAGCENMYDHIFTINADKYTAADEEGLVTGEKKVVGGTAFDFRVPRVLRVVLPKIPSGGYDMNFCITQGTEQDLTFHARALHPLTGRVLEVYSNKPGMQFYTGNLLPDPDKIVEGKVGYGYVPLMGKQGTMYKKHGLFCLMPQNLPDAPNHSHFPSPVLNPGEVYVHRIQYKFGLLLGKYV; this is translated from the exons ATGTCTGAGAACAAAGAGGTCGTGGACGAGCAGATTAGCGGGTCGGGGGACGCCGAGGCCAAGCCGGAGACCCCCGAGCCGCCGAAACCTGTCCCTGATGTTGAGCTGATCGTCGACGGCTTCGGATTCATGCCCAAGACAGCATCGGGAGCCACCCGCTCCAAAGCGGACCTGAAAGAGGAAGAGGAGCATTTGCGGAGCGCTTGCGGTTCCAGCAGTAACATTGACGTCGTACGGAGGTACACTTGgaagacgaaaaataaaatgatggttCAG gTGATTACCTATGGCGCAACAATAACGGTTATAAAAGTTCCAGACAAAAGAGGAAATCCTGATGATGTTATCGCGGGGTTCGATACATTAGAAG AATACTTCCAAAAACGGAATCCGTATTTTGGAGCGACAATAGGACGCTATGCAAACTACATTCGCGAGGCGACCTGTGTGGTACGGCCTTCGGGCAGGATGTACATGCTGTCCATGAATAGGGGTCACCATCATTACAATGGCGGCTACATCGGATTCGATAAG GTTAATTGGCGATCTTACGTGGTCGGCAATAAGGTGATAATGAGCCACGTATCTGAACGTTTCAGCGAGGGCTACCCTGGCACAGTGATGACTCAAATCACGTACGAAGTCACCTGCGACAACTCTATCAAGATAGAAATGAGATGTACAACCAACGAGCCTACCATCATCAATCTCAGCCATTCGCCTTATTTTAATTTAGCCGGACAT CATGCCGGGTGTGAAAACATGTACGACCACATATTCACGATCAACGCCGATAAGTACACTGCTGCGGACGAGGAAGGCCTAGTCACCG GAGAGAAAAAAGTGGTCGGCGGGACAGCGTTTGACTTCAGAGTGCCCCGAGTACTACGCGTGGTGCTGCCCAAAATACCTAGCGGTGGCTACGACATGAACTTCTGCATCACGCAAGGCACGGAACAGGACTTGACCTTCCATGCCAG AGCTCTCCATCCATTGACGGGTAGAGTGCTGGAGGTGTACAGTAACAAGCCCGGCATGCAGTTCTATACTGGGAACTTGCTTCCCGATCCTGATAAAATTGTAGAG GGCAAGGTGGGCTACGGCTACGTGCCCCTGATGGGCAAACAAGGAACTATGTACAAGAAGCACGGCCTGTTTTGCCTCATGCCACAGAATTTACCCGACGCACCCAATCAT